The following are encoded together in the Methanosarcina flavescens genome:
- a CDS encoding S-layer protein domain-containing protein, giving the protein MLTPLGSAAPPAPAVSGFPLDTGETSSDGFVWTAATFGGFNYPVNQHKSFVASENWSGERLQYVEKDGQNELGKNNPGNHVIGEGELVYSTRPFSSKYTLVSALELNSKTIPEKLGGMFYYKLAWFGKPYITIGNDSTQLTTLVISQASGEKKQLKTGESWDLGKNYSLTVNQVDVEGEKVWFSLCKNGEEIESGIVSSNGTVNDKTFVATADFGDMKDQLYFITYVDKVFTSATDSFAVFKYTWLIDKDDLMLIEKGDEYQGFEVTEASESEIVLKNSKSITLDIDKDKKTYFTDSWYFQTSDEGKGSISPEGYVIYPAADVIVEDKSISGPKENTTSAKEANITETISSSDPETSNKSASSTSLIQNEDNDSRDSDIPHDKMAIETSAKTPSFDVLAGILGVVLCHALLKRRY; this is encoded by the coding sequence ATGCTAACTCCCCTAGGTTCTGCAGCTCCGCCGGCTCCAGCTGTTTCTGGGTTTCCCCTCGACACTGGCGAAACCTCCTCTGATGGTTTTGTCTGGACTGCAGCCACCTTTGGCGGCTTTAACTATCCTGTAAACCAGCACAAAAGCTTCGTAGCTTCTGAAAACTGGTCTGGTGAACGCCTCCAGTATGTTGAGAAAGACGGTCAGAACGAACTTGGCAAAAATAACCCCGGAAACCATGTAATCGGTGAAGGAGAACTCGTATATTCCACCCGTCCGTTCTCCTCCAAATACACACTTGTTTCCGCCCTTGAACTGAATTCAAAAACCATCCCTGAGAAACTTGGCGGAATGTTCTACTATAAGCTTGCTTGGTTCGGAAAACCATACATTACCATTGGAAATGATTCTACCCAGCTTACAACCCTTGTGATCTCTCAGGCTTCCGGAGAGAAAAAACAGTTAAAGACCGGAGAGTCCTGGGATCTCGGGAAAAACTATTCTCTTACCGTTAACCAGGTTGACGTGGAAGGCGAGAAGGTCTGGTTCTCCCTCTGTAAAAACGGAGAAGAAATCGAGTCCGGAATTGTAAGTTCAAATGGAACAGTTAACGATAAAACCTTTGTTGCAACCGCAGATTTCGGGGATATGAAAGACCAGCTTTACTTTATCACTTATGTAGATAAGGTATTCACAAGTGCAACTGATTCATTTGCAGTCTTCAAATATACCTGGCTCATTGACAAAGATGACCTGATGCTTATCGAGAAAGGAGACGAGTATCAGGGTTTCGAGGTAACTGAGGCTTCCGAAAGTGAAATTGTTCTTAAGAATTCGAAATCCATTACCCTGGATATTGATAAGGATAAAAAGACCTATTTTACTGATTCCTGGTATTTCCAGACTTCGGATGAGGGAAAAGGCAGTATTTCTCCAGAAGGATATGTTATCTATCCAGCAGCCGACGTCATTGTAGAGGATAAAAGTATTTCAGGACCCAAAGAGAATACAACTTCTGCAAAAGAAGCAAATATAACGGAAACCATAAGTAGCAGCGATCCTGAAACCTCTAATAAATCTGCATCTTCCACTTCTCTTATTCAGAATGAGGATAATGACTCCAGAGACAGTGACATCCCTCATGATAAAATGGCGATAGAAACTTCCGCAAAAACCCCCAGTTTCGATGTGCTTGCAGGAAT